From Homalodisca vitripennis isolate AUS2020 chromosome 1, UT_GWSS_2.1, whole genome shotgun sequence, the proteins below share one genomic window:
- the LOC124360361 gene encoding uncharacterized protein LOC124360361, whose protein sequence is MSTHHTAKPSQKNTILRLFVAHVTIPTKESIPQQRLYKILCSVCFEDDGEELDESESGTFLFLSDNEEFFEDKAELVGKGKGPRPPCQDETLMKFLSSLQVINPESVIALATKNKLEKCCVNISRTIDEMKTYLKSCELRPEQDTFIRLLKCVTVLHKKLCTNDPYHKSFMQYKKCFSTLQSEFDSCNGPADWSDSSNIKKVCKAFQEITDCYYIKTSVLCGNQAADVFKELVVAVIDSVVTVDCSNSTPQVGSLGRQANKTLSQSQELLSSAKSLTLQKTHITYTVFTVAIVIKHLIKLNL, encoded by the exons ATGAGTACGCACCACACGGCCAAACCATCACAAAAGAATACTATATTGAGATTGTTTGTCGCCCATGTGACG ATACCAACAAAGGAAAGCATTCCTCAACAAAGGCTATACAAAATCTTGTGCTCAGTGTGTTTTGAAGATGATG GGGAGGAATTGGATGAAAGTGAAAGtggaacatttttgtttttgtcagACAATGAGGAGTTTTTTGAAGATAAAGCTGAACTTGTCGGGAAAGGCAAAGGACCCAGGCCCCCATGCCAAGATGAAACTCTGATGAAATTCCTATCCTCCCTACAAGTCATCAACCCAGAGAGTGTAATAGCCCTtgctacaaaaaataaactagaaaaatgtTGCGT AAATATCTCAAGGACAATTGATGAGATGAAGACATATTTGAAGTCATGTGAATTGAGACCAGAGCAGGATACATTCATTCGACTGTTGAAATGTGTTACTGTATTGCATAAGAAACTCTGCACCAATGACCCTTATCATAAAT CTTTCATGCAGTATAAGAAATGTTTTAGCACTCTCCAGTCTGAGTTTGACTCTTGTAATGGCCCAGCTGACTGGTCAGACagctctaatattaaaaaagtttgcaA agcATTCCAAGAAATTACCGATTGCTACTACATAAAAACTTCTGTTCTGTGTGGAAATCAAGCAGCTGATGTTTTTAAGGAACTTGTTGTGGCTGTGATTGACAGCGTTGTGACA GTAGATTGCTCTAATAGCACCCCTCAAGTCGGTAGTTTGGGCAGAcaagcaaataaaactttaagtcAAAGTCAAGAATTACTTTCAAGTGCTAAATccttaacattacaaaaaaccCATATTACTTACACAGTTTTTACTGTTGCTATTGTAATTAAgcatttaataaagttaaatttgtaa